GTAAACGTAATTTGGTAAAACGTTGTAAAACTCTTTAGTTAATTCATCTACACTCTTCCGTTTGTCCCTACACTTTCATTTCACTCATTTTATGTTCATTCATGATCGAGTGTAGGGACTTAGCCCTCAACCACCTGCCGAGTTTTACGACAAGCGGGTCATGGGACTCCTTAGAGCCCAACGGCACGGGGCTCACATCTCCAGCCCTTTTCATCAGATTGTGCAGTGAGACAACATCCCTATGCCATTTCTCTTTTTCCCCTCTCGCAAACACCAACCCTTGGGGCATTGCCCCCATCGGGTTGGTAAATAATCTTTGCCCCGTGGATTGGACAAACAGTGGAAGAATATGCTGCGTTAACCAAAATTACTGGAACACCAAACTCCTTAGCCTTCTCAATGATAGCATTCTTCATTGAGGAAAATGCTGAACGGTAAATCCTCAACCTAAGCTGAGAGTCCCTAATATCCTTAACCATGTGCTCTGGAGTATTTCTTGGCAAGTCCTCCAAAATTATGGCACTACTACTTTCGTAAGCTTCCTTAACGATCAGCTTAGCCAACTTCCTCCTAACATCAGCCTTTTTATCCCTCTCTCTCAACTTCTTTAACTTCCTCTTAACATCCCTATCCTTACTTGACTTACCAGTAGTCATCGACTTCCTCCTATACTCATAACCTAGAGTAATCCTCTTAGTGTTAGTCTCTAAAAGAATCGGTTTTCCATCAATTAATACAGAGACTGAATTCTCATTGAGATCAACTGGGATGAAACCCTTAGGCTCGTAAGATTTAGGCTCATCCTTCTTAAAGACAATATAGAGTTCCACCACATTACCCTTTAACAATTTAAACCTAGCCTCACTCGCAATCCTCCAGCCCTTATTATAATATTCCCAAAAGATCTTAGGGAAGGTTGGAAATGAGAACCTTACCCTTCTTTGTGGAAATTGAGATTATACTAAGGCTGAACTTCCACAAGTGATCATCTAAGTGTACCGTGACCCTCCTCACTGACGGTTTATCAGTATAACTCCTTCCTCTTTTCTTCAACTTCTCAAAACTGTCTAACCTCTCGCTTGCATCCTCACAGGCAGTGTAAATGTAGTGTGATGGTAAGTCCTTATGCTTCTCCCTTTCAACCTTATAAATTCCTGCCTTAATCCTAGTGAAGGAGGTAGTTTTGTTTGAAAGTCCATAATTTATTGCCTCCTCTAGAACCTCTCTGTACTCCTCCTCAACTTCTTTAAGTGCTGAGTATGTAGAGTAGTCAACCCTAACCCTTAACTTCACTGTCCTCTCCACTTAGCTCACCTATCAGTTTTTTTACACCTTGAACGAGGACTGTCTTCTTGTGACTTCTCATACCGTAAATTTTCCCAGCGAATGAAGTAATGATGGAGATTAAGTCTTCTACGAGTTCCTGCGTGGCATCTTTGGGCTCATCGCCGAAAACTATCTCGATCTTAACTCCCATTGTGGAGAAGAACTCCTCTAAGTACTCAAAGCCGAATCGTGTTAACCTATCCTTGTAGGTTATTAATACGACATCAATACTCCTTCCTTCAACCAGTTTGAATAGCCTTAACAATCCTTTCCTTTGCGTGTTTAACCCACTAGCTATATCTTTTAGCACTTCAACTACCTTGTAACCCTTTGCTGTTGCGTAATTTGTTAGGTAGTTTATTTGCCTCTCCAAATCTTCTTTTTGATCAGCTGATGAAACCCTTGCGTAAATTACTGCCCTTATTTCCTCCCTCTTCTCTAAGTATTTCTTAATCTCACTGTAAGGTATCCTATACTTCCCACCTTCAGTTGTTACCACCCTTATCTTCCCTTCCCTGACCCACCTTAACAAGGTCGAGTATGAAATGCCGAGGAGTTGGCAAGCCTCCTTAGGTCTCAGTAGTCTCTCCACAAAAATAGTTGATAATAAATTAATATAAATATAAAAAGATTTTTATTAACGTGAAAAAGGATCAGCCCCAAAGAGTGGTCTAATAGCGCTTTTAACGACTTGTGAGTAAGCCCTAGCAATCCTAACAACCCTATCCTTATCTTCGAAAATTACCTTACCATTTATTGTAACGAATTGAAAATTATCTAGTGCCTCTTTAGAAGCGATTAATTTACTCATCATCATCTGGTAGGATGACAATTACTATCACCTCCTTTTCCAACAAGCCCTTAATCTTCTCGTGAATACTTTTAGGAACGTATATTGCGTATTTTGGATCCCCGTATTTGTCATGGCCCATTGAGAATATTTTTGAGTGAAATGTAACTTGAACCATAATTGATTATTTAAAGTAAAGCTTATAAGCTTTACTTACAAAAATTACTTAGAGGGCGCCACTATGAAGTCGATGAGCAATGTGAGGTGGAGGAAGGCACCCAATGAAACTCCCCATGTCCTCGAAGGGAGTGGTTTGACTACCGCTTCCGTAGACGGCACGGGGAGTAAAATAAGGGGAATGAGGACGAGGGGTTAATATGAAATATCATGAAACCCTATGAAAGTCTGACCCCTGCCATAGCCACAAGGTATATCTAAGATGATATTATATTTCTCTCCGAATTTTAACTCATAATACTTTATTAATGAATTAATATAATAAGCTTCAATTTCTGATAAGCTTTCTACGAGTTTAATATGCCATGCTAATTCATCTAACATTTCTTTAGTGACTGTAATTTGCATAATATAAATTTTTCTAGAGGACTAAGGTTTCCTTGCTTTATCTCCTCACAAGCTGATTTTTATCAACTTTTTCTTAGGTATATTTGATTTTATACTGATATTATTTATATCTATGAACTTTCTAAATATCTTAAAAAGAGTAAGATTATCTTAGAGTAGATTAAAATCCCATAATCTCTAATATAAAAATTATGGTTTAAGGCCAGTATTAACATCAACCCAAAGTCTCTCTCCATATTCTATAAATCCTATTGCCTTATATACTTTAATTGCAGGTAAGTTATCATGTCTAACTAAAAGTGAAGCTATCATTCCCCTTTTGACTATATCACTGGTTAATGCTGATACTACACTTTTAGCTAAACCTCTATTTCTAAACTCCTCAGCAGTCATTACTCCACCTATGACTGCTACATCCTTATTTTCAATCCAAGTATAAGCTGCAGATACGAGTTTTCCATCTATAAATGCGCCATAAACTGTAGTTTTTCCTTCATTAAGCATTCTCACTACGAAAACTCCTCTCTCTTTATAGAAGTTAAATATATAATCCTTATCTTTAATTGACAATCTTCTTACATACTCGTTATGGAAAATCCTCGGGTTCTTGCATATCATTCGTTTTTCTCTATAAATATTAGAAAATGGTATAATTTCCTTTATTAAATTCTCCCACTGAGTATCTGTAAACAATAAAAACTTTTTATCAGGAATTTTAGAAATTAAATATCTTGCAGTTTCTTCTTTTTCTGCATATAGTATAATATTAGGTATATCAAATTTCCTAAAGAACATTAAATATCCATCTTCATGCAGTAGGAACTCAGTATATTCCCTTTCATTATTCAAATCGTAGATTTCAAATGCAAATTTTATGGGATCTCTTTTAAAGAATTCCAATAGATCCATATATGATATAAAAATTTTTGATCTAATAATCATTTCTCCCTTTAGCAGTTAAGTAAACTCAGCAGCTATAGAATAATAGATTTTAAGAAATCTTGAATTCAATTATTTAGTAAATTTAACCTTAAGTCTATAATATATGTGTACATATAATACTTAATTCCCTATGAACACGATCTTTGATTTATTTCAGGTCAAGGCAAAATCCTTCTATAGTTATCTTGCTCTGGTAGTTTGCCTTTATAAAATCAGCTAAATCTAGAGATTAATAGAATATAATGGAAAATAATATATATAAAAAAGCATAATATTACTACGTCGTAAATGATTTCGGTAAGGGAGCTAAGGAAGGCCTTTAATGGTAGGGAAGTTCTAAAGGGCATTTCCTTTGATGTGAGGAAAGGTTCCATAACCGGTTTCATAGGACCTAATGGCGCTGGAAAGACTACGACAATAAAAATCCTCTCGGGGCTATTAAAGAAGGATAAGGGTGAGGTTAAGGTCTTAAATCAAGATCCTTGGGATAATCCAAAAGTTCTTGAAAAGACTTCCATAATATTTACAGACTTAATTTACCCTTTAGAAAATACAGTAGAGGAGTACTTAAAGGATTTGGGGAAAATATACGGTAATAAAGACGTCAACTCATTAATAGAGGAGTTTAATTTAACCCCCCATTTGAAGAAGAAACTTTCACAACTCTCCTCTGGCTTAGCCCAAAGAGTTCAATTAGTAGCTTCATTAATTAAGGAACCAGAGCTCATAATAGCTGATGAACCAACTGCAAACTTAGATCCAAATGCGAGAATAGAATTTTACGATCATGTTAAGAGATTAAATAGAAGAGGCGTAACTTTCTTCATATCATCCCATATACTCTCAGAACTTGAGAAGATAATAACTGACGTAATATTCATAAACGATGGGAGGATAACATTCTCTGGAAGGGTAGGAGAAGCGTTAAGTGAGGCAGGAGAGGAGGAAATATATATAATGGTAAATAACCCAGAAAGAGCTTTAAGGATTATAGGAGGAGTAATAGATGGTCCTTATATTAAGGTTAGGGGTAAGATAAGGGAAATAGTAGATAGACTAGACGATAATAATATTGAAATAATAAGCATAAGGAGGTCATCCTTGGATGAGGCTTTCAAGAAGTTTTCAAATATTTAAAGTAATCTATAAGGAGAGATATAGGAGACCAACACTTGAATTAGTAATTCCGACAATGTTAATCTCAAATATATTCGTAGTAGCATTTTACGCTAGAGGTCTATTTTCAACTTATGGAATAATACTCTCCTTTATACCTCTAATAAGCGTTAGTGAAACAATTGCCTTCTCCTTAGCTTTAAGGAACGTTATTTTCGTTACTGGAGATCATATATATAGGGGCTCAATTATATCCTTCTTAACTATGCCTATTAGGAGAAGTAAATTATTCCTATTCATTTATTTTTCGGATGTAATACTACCCTATCTCTTCTGGATTTCTACTACTGAGGTATTTATACTACTTTCCTCAATACCAGTACCCTCCATTTTGATAATAACGTATACGATAGGTTACTTTTTTGCTGAAAACTTAATATTATTAATAACCCTTACCTTTAGGAGTCCTGGCATAGTTACCTTAATTTCGGGTTTTGCTTTAGGAATACTCTTCATCTTCGGCGGAATAGTAGTATATTACGATATAACATACAAATCCCCTTATGTTGGGATAGCCTCATTTTCAAACCCCTACGTAGTCCTATTATACTCAGCAATAACTCAAAAACCTACACCATACATAATTATTGGGCTTGTGATAGAATTATTCCTAGGCTCAATATTCCTTATAACATCATTCATTAAGTTTAAGAACATAGAGGTGTGAAAAATGAGAAGCGGAATATTACTATCCTTAGGCATAGCTTTAATAACGTTATCATTACTTTCAATAAACGTTCCAATAACATCTACTGTAAGTGTAACTAAGCCCTATACCCTATATGTACCCCCGACAGCTCATGTATATGCCATAATTTACGAAAATGATAGTAACGTAACCCTTTACGTTAGAATTTTACATGATAACTCTTTTATTACTAAGCCTCCAATTACGATTACCCTTACACCAGGATACTGGGAGTTTAGCATATATAATGAGACTTATCCAATAACCCTATCTAAAGAAGTAAACGTCACAGTAAACACTTCAAGGGGAATCTTCATATATGAAAAAGTAATACATTACAGTGAAATTGTAACTACTAAAAACGCTACGTTCCCCTTCTTTATCAAGATAGTTATATATAAGGTAGATATCATAAGGTATAGGCAAATAGGTTTGGGATTAGGAATAGCATTAATATTAGGAGACTTTTCACTCTTTTTCCTTTCCAGACGCAATAAAATATGATAGGATAAATTTATTATAGTAATAAAATGATATATTATATAAAAATAAGTGAAGAACCATTAGCTATTTTTAATGCTTAATAACACATGCTTAAAAGTAACACATACTACTAAAACTTAATGAAGATAGGTTTTTCAGTATTCCCGGGATGGAAGGAGATAAAGGACCAACAAATAAGGTTAGTAAGAAAAGCTAAGGAGTTTGGATTTACGGAAATATTCATGGGTATAGGACCAGGAACCCATTGGAATACGCCAGTTAGCGAAGCCTTCCAAATAGCCAAGGAAATACTAGCTGAGGCTGGAGAATATTACACATTTGTCGATATAAACCCAGAAATATTAAAGGTGTTAAATTCTTCCCCTAAAGACTTATCAAACATAAAGAAGGCTGGATTTAAGGGAGTTAGAGCCGATTACGGTTTTTCAAAAGAGGAAATTGTAGATATGAGTAAGCAAATGATTGTAGAACTTAACCCAATGGAGATAACTGTAAATG
The genomic region above belongs to Saccharolobus caldissimus and contains:
- a CDS encoding GNAT family N-acetyltransferase, translating into MDLLEFFKRDPIKFAFEIYDLNNEREYTEFLLHEDGYLMFFRKFDIPNIILYAEKEETARYLISKIPDKKFLLFTDTQWENLIKEIIPFSNIYREKRMICKNPRIFHNEYVRRLSIKDKDYIFNFYKERGVFVVRMLNEGKTTVYGAFIDGKLVSAAYTWIENKDVAVIGGVMTAEEFRNRGLAKSVVSALTSDIVKRGMIASLLVRHDNLPAIKVYKAIGFIEYGERLWVDVNTGLKP
- a CDS encoding IS607 family transposase translates to MERLLRPKEACQLLGISYSTLLRWVREGKIRVVTTEGGKYRIPYSEIKKYLEKREEIRAVIYARVSSADQKEDLERQINYLTNYATAKGYKVVEVLKDIASGLNTQRKGLLRLFKLVEGRSIDVVLITYKDRLTRFGFEYLEEFFSTMGVKIEIVFGDEPKDATQELVEDLISIITSFAGKIYGMRSHKKTVLVQGVKKLIGELSGEDSEVKG
- a CDS encoding ABC transporter ATP-binding protein; translated protein: MISVRELRKAFNGREVLKGISFDVRKGSITGFIGPNGAGKTTTIKILSGLLKKDKGEVKVLNQDPWDNPKVLEKTSIIFTDLIYPLENTVEEYLKDLGKIYGNKDVNSLIEEFNLTPHLKKKLSQLSSGLAQRVQLVASLIKEPELIIADEPTANLDPNARIEFYDHVKRLNRRGVTFFISSHILSELEKIITDVIFINDGRITFSGRVGEALSEAGEEEIYIMVNNPERALRIIGGVIDGPYIKVRGKIREIVDRLDDNNIEIISIRRSSLDEAFKKFSNI